A single region of the Leptodactylus fuscus isolate aLepFus1 chromosome 5, aLepFus1.hap2, whole genome shotgun sequence genome encodes:
- the LOC142204475 gene encoding CD209 antigen-like protein C gives MSGDQDMEDHPYINDVILRELPPVPMTERNGPKELSKIESCFRRNWSIASKVSLLGIIALLLILLIIVCAYSISVHIEEGEERNTRKHHNESESNGKVFDKLKYSTPEPEKHLCPVTWNKIGGSCYSFSLLTENWQDAYSKCVEQNSKLLILTSKEEMESLLPWMKEKAYWIGLRKFSSRMIWFDGTPLTYSNWSKNEPNNLGGTELCVEMRPQGWNDLHCEINLHYICKK, from the exons ATGTCGG GAGATCAGGACATGGAGGATCATCCTTACATAAATGATGTCATATTGAGGGAGTTACCCCCTGTACCAATGACGGAGAGAAATGGACCTAAAGAGCTAAGCAAAA TTGAGTCCTGTTTTCGGAGGAACTGGTCCATAGCATCCAAAGTGTCGCTCCTTGGTATTATTGCGCTGCTATTGATACTCCTGATAATCGTATGTGCCTACT CTATCTCTGTACACATAGAGGAAGGGGAAGAGAGAAATACAAGGAAACACCACAATG AATCAGAGTCTAATGGGAAAGTTTTCGACAAATTGAAATATAGCACACCTG AGCCTGAGAAACATTTGTGTCCCGTAACATGGAACAAAATAGGAGGCTCGTGTTACTCTTTCTCTTTATTAACTGAAAATTGGCAAGACGCGTACAGTAAATGTGTAGAACAGAATTCCAAGCTTCTTATTCTAACAAGCAAAGAGGAAATG GAATCCTTGCTGCCCTGGATGAAAGAAAAGGCGTATTGGATTGGCTTGAGGAAATTCAGCTCTAGAATGATATGGTTTGATGGAACGCCTCTCACTTACAG CAATTGGAGTAAGAACGAACCTAATAATCTTGGTGGAACTGAACTCTGTGTAGAGATGAGACCTCAAGGCTGGAATGACCTGCACTGTGAAATCAACCTACATTACATATGCAAGAAATGA